In the Mycolicibacter sp. MU0102 genome, one interval contains:
- the rbfA gene encoding 30S ribosome-binding factor RbfA, whose product MADPARARRLAKRISTIVASAIEYEIKDPRLAGVTITDAKVTADLHDATLYYTVLGRSLDDDPNYGGAAAALEGAKGVLRSKVGAGTGVRFTPTLTFVRDTVPDAAHRMSELLAAAQAADADLARIREGKKPVGDANPYREAPGQAGADDSGDGEQSGD is encoded by the coding sequence GTGGCTGACCCAGCACGGGCACGCCGGCTGGCCAAGCGGATCTCCACGATCGTCGCCTCGGCGATCGAGTATGAGATCAAGGATCCGCGGCTGGCCGGCGTGACGATCACCGACGCGAAGGTGACCGCTGACCTGCACGACGCGACCCTGTACTACACGGTGCTGGGCCGATCTCTGGACGACGACCCCAACTACGGCGGTGCCGCTGCCGCGTTGGAGGGCGCCAAGGGGGTGCTGCGGTCCAAGGTGGGCGCAGGCACCGGGGTGCGGTTCACGCCGACCCTGACGTTCGTGCGGGACACCGTCCCCGACGCCGCCCATCGGATGTCGGAGTTGCTGGCCGCAGCCCAAGCCGCCGACGCCGACCTGGCCCGGATACGGGAGGGCAAGAAGCCGGTCGGGGACGCCAACCCGTATCGCGAGGCACCTGGACAAGCGGGTGCCGACGACAGCGGTGACGGTGAGCAGTCGGGCGACTGA
- the infB gene encoding translation initiation factor IF-2 — MAKARVHELAKELGVTSKEVLARLSEQGEFVKSASSTVEAPVARRLREAFGGGKPAPKAEAPAAPAPAKAAPAPAATPGPAKPAPAPAAPAPAADGAAAKPAAPAAAKPAAPAAPAAPAAPAAETPPPAAAAPSPAAPPAPGPRPAAPGPKPGARTPRVGNNPFSSAQPVERAIPRPHPQAPRPGGAPRPGMPRPGGGATPGNMPGRSSNFGAQGRPARPGGPPRPGGGGRPGAPGGRPGGPGGGPGGNYRGGGAGGPGGGGAPAGAGAGGFRGRPGGGGGGGRPGQRGGAAGAFGRPGGAPKRGRKSKRAKRAEYENMQAPVVGGVRLPHGNGETIRLARGASLSDFAEKIDANPAALVQALFNLGEMVTATQSVGDETLELLGSEMNFVVQVVSPEDEDRELLESFDLTYGEDEGGEEDLQSRPPVVTVMGHVDHGKTRLLDTIRKANVREGEAGGITQHIGAYQVSVDFDGSERLITFIDTPGHEAFTAMRARGAKATDIAILVVAADDGVMPQTVEAINHAQAADVPIVVAVNKIDKEGADPAKIRGQLTEYGLVAEDFGGDTMFVDISAKQGTNIAALEEAVLLTADAALDLRANPDMEAQGVAIEAHLDRGRGPVATVLIQRGTLRVGDSIVAGDAYGRVRRMVDEHGDDVEEALPSRPVQVIGFTSVPGAGDNLLVVDEDRIARQIADKRSARKRNALAARSRKRISLEDLDSALKETSQLNLILKGDNAGTVEALEEALMGIQIDDEVQLRVIDRGVGGITETNVNLASASDAIIIGFNVRAEGKATELANREGVEIRYYSVIYQAIEEIESALKGMLKPIYEEKELGRAEIRAMFRSSKVGNIAGCLVTSGIMRRNAKARLLRDNVVIAETVTISSLRREKDDVTEVRDGYECGLTLTYNDIKEGDVIQAYELVEKART; from the coding sequence AAGGCCGCCCCGGCCCCGGCGGCAACCCCGGGACCGGCGAAACCGGCACCGGCACCGGCAGCACCGGCCCCTGCCGCTGACGGTGCGGCCGCAAAGCCCGCCGCTCCCGCCGCCGCAAAGCCGGCGGCTCCGGCAGCTCCAGCGGCTCCGGCCGCGCCCGCGGCCGAGACCCCGCCGCCGGCAGCGGCAGCACCCTCCCCGGCGGCTCCGCCCGCTCCCGGCCCCCGGCCGGCAGCACCCGGTCCCAAGCCCGGCGCCCGCACCCCGCGCGTCGGCAACAACCCGTTCTCGTCGGCGCAGCCGGTTGAGCGCGCCATCCCGCGTCCGCATCCGCAGGCGCCCCGCCCGGGCGGAGCACCCCGGCCCGGCATGCCGCGTCCCGGCGGCGGCGCGACGCCGGGCAACATGCCCGGACGCTCCAGCAACTTCGGCGCACAGGGCCGCCCGGCACGTCCCGGCGGTCCGCCTCGTCCCGGCGGCGGTGGCCGACCCGGTGCTCCCGGCGGCCGTCCCGGCGGTCCCGGTGGCGGTCCGGGCGGTAACTACCGCGGCGGCGGGGCCGGCGGTCCCGGCGGCGGAGGTGCCCCCGCAGGCGCCGGCGCCGGCGGCTTCCGCGGTCGCCCCGGCGGCGGTGGCGGCGGCGGTCGTCCCGGCCAGCGCGGCGGTGCGGCCGGCGCCTTCGGCCGTCCCGGCGGTGCACCCAAGCGCGGACGCAAGTCGAAGCGGGCGAAACGCGCCGAGTACGAGAACATGCAGGCCCCGGTCGTCGGTGGTGTCCGGTTGCCGCACGGCAACGGCGAGACCATCCGGCTGGCCCGCGGCGCATCGCTGAGCGACTTCGCCGAGAAGATCGACGCGAACCCGGCTGCCCTGGTGCAGGCGCTGTTCAACCTCGGTGAGATGGTCACCGCCACCCAGTCGGTGGGTGACGAGACGCTGGAGCTGCTGGGCAGCGAGATGAACTTCGTGGTGCAGGTCGTCTCGCCTGAGGACGAGGACCGCGAGCTGCTGGAGTCCTTCGACCTGACCTACGGCGAAGACGAGGGCGGCGAGGAAGACTTGCAGAGCCGGCCGCCGGTGGTCACCGTCATGGGTCACGTCGACCACGGCAAGACCCGACTGCTGGACACCATCCGCAAGGCCAACGTCCGCGAGGGCGAGGCCGGTGGCATCACCCAGCACATCGGCGCCTACCAGGTGTCGGTCGACTTCGACGGCTCCGAGCGTCTGATCACGTTCATCGACACCCCGGGTCACGAGGCGTTCACCGCCATGCGTGCCCGTGGTGCCAAGGCCACCGACATCGCGATCCTGGTGGTGGCCGCCGACGACGGTGTGATGCCCCAGACGGTGGAGGCGATCAACCACGCCCAGGCGGCTGACGTGCCGATCGTGGTGGCGGTCAACAAGATCGACAAGGAAGGTGCCGACCCGGCCAAGATCCGGGGACAGCTCACCGAGTACGGACTGGTTGCCGAGGACTTCGGCGGCGACACCATGTTCGTCGACATCTCCGCCAAGCAGGGCACCAACATCGCGGCCCTGGAAGAGGCGGTTCTGCTGACCGCCGACGCCGCCCTGGACCTGCGGGCCAACCCCGACATGGAGGCTCAGGGTGTGGCGATCGAGGCTCACCTGGACCGCGGTCGCGGTCCGGTGGCCACCGTGCTGATCCAGCGCGGCACGCTGCGGGTCGGCGACTCGATCGTGGCCGGCGATGCCTACGGCCGGGTGCGGCGCATGGTCGACGAGCACGGCGACGACGTGGAAGAGGCGCTGCCGTCGCGGCCCGTCCAGGTCATCGGGTTCACCTCGGTGCCGGGCGCCGGCGACAACCTGCTGGTGGTCGACGAGGACCGCATCGCTCGCCAGATCGCCGACAAGCGCAGCGCGCGTAAGCGCAATGCGCTGGCGGCGCGCTCGCGCAAGCGGATCTCGCTGGAGGACCTGGACTCGGCGCTGAAGGAAACCAGCCAGCTGAACCTGATCCTCAAGGGCGACAACGCCGGTACCGTCGAGGCGCTGGAAGAGGCCTTGATGGGAATCCAGATCGACGACGAGGTGCAGCTGCGGGTGATCGACCGCGGTGTCGGTGGCATCACCGAGACCAACGTCAACCTGGCATCGGCGTCGGACGCGATCATCATCGGGTTCAACGTGCGCGCGGAGGGCAAGGCCACCGAGCTGGCCAACCGCGAGGGTGTGGAGATCCGGTACTACTCGGTCATCTACCAGGCCATCGAAGAGATCGAGAGCGCGCTCAAGGGCATGCTCAAGCCGATCTACGAGGAGAAGGAGCTGGGGCGCGCCGAGATTCGCGCCATGTTCCGCTCCTCCAAGGTGGGCAACATCGCGGGCTGCCTGGTCACCTCGGGCATCATGCGCCGCAACGCCAAGGCGCGGTTGCTGCGTGACAACGTGGTGATCGCCGAGACCGTCACGATCTCCTCGCTGCGGCGGGAGAAGGACGATGTCACCGAGGTCCGCGACGGCTACGAGTGTGGTTTGACGCTGACCTACAACGACATCAAGGAAGGCGACGTCATCCAGGCCTACGAGCTCGTCGAGAAGGCTCGGACGTAG